The nucleotide sequence GTCCTTCGTGTAATAATAGTGGTTTTGATGAAGCTGGCAATGCCTGCCATTGGTGCAGACCAGTGAATCAGAGCAAGTGTACCGAAGAGCCTAATAAGGATGAGGACATAGAATCCTGGTTGGAGAATGTGCATGGAGGGTCTTGTTGCTGGGATGATAATGACTACGATGATGAATCAGAACAAGATAAAGATAAATAGCCGCCAACCCAGCAAATGGCTGGATTGACGGCGGGGTTGACGGAATTATGCTTTTGCTCCTTTTATTAAGCTTGTGCTTTTTGCAGTCTTTTCTCTGCTAGTTTCAATGTTTTTTTTGCTACATTTTCTGCAGCTTTAGGACCTACTCCAGTTACAAAAGGATAGTCCACTTCTGTATGGCCAGGGGTGAATAGTGACCTTAGAAAGTTGAAGTTGCTGACTTTGGCTCCTGACTTTTTCATTTTATCTTCGTTAGAATAGGGGATAGGCACAAATTTCTCGTGAACCCATCCTGCTTTTAATAAAATATTGTCAAGTTTTTCAGGAAAGCCTGTCATCTTTTTGTCGGCTACTATGGGTTTGCTTCCGTCGTTTACAAACCCAAAGGTGGATGTACCGTGACATACTGCCGATAGCAACTTGCCTTTCTGATAAGCTTCTAATATTTTTTGGTGTAGCTCCCTGTCTATGTTTACATCGAATAAGCAGCCATGGCCTCCCGGTAGGTAAATAATATCTGTTTCATCCGTATTCATGTTTCCAACCGGCTGTACTTGGCTAAACTTATTGACGATTTCTTTCCCTATTTCGGTATCAGGTGAAAAAGATTCAGATAGCCCCAAGCCAAATGTGCTCATGACTTCATTTTTCTCCAGACTTTTCGGATCTCCCTTAGGTTGATGCCCGTTTACCGTATAAAAATTGATCTCAGACCCGCTTTTTTGAAACTCTTTGTAAGCGTCATACAACTCTTCCCAATGAAAACCTACTGTACTTATGACCACTGCTACTTTCATACTAAAATGTTTATTGCCCTTCTTATTTTTCAACAATGGTTAAATTGTTTTCGTTTTATGGAACTTTTTCAAGATTTGCTCATACCGTGTTCAGTACGGCTGATGTGAATTGGTTTGTGTTATTTTTATTTGTTAGTCAGTTGGTTGTGTGTTTGGTGCGAAAAATTTTCATATAGCTTTAACAATTTGCTTATACCGCCAGTTGAATTTATAGAGAGACGGAATTAGAGGGAGTTGGATTTTAAATTGCTGTTTTATTTCGACTTGTTGTTCTGACGTATGGTGCTGTAGGTAGAGGAGTTGGGGCATACGGAAGTGATACGGAAGTTGCAGTGCGGTTGGTAAGTGATACACGTTGGTTTGGTTTGTGAAGTTGGGTGTTGTTGGCAAGTGGAGTTTGAAGTGTGGTTGGATAGCTTATGTGAAGTTGGAAAGTAGGGTAGTAGCTAGCAGGGTTGATTGTGCGTTTGGCAGTGTTGAGGAGTGAGAAGGGGCAAAACGTAGGAAAGCAGCTTAAGAGGGAATGGTAGAGGAGAGATATCAGCAGACAATCAAGTTGATAAGTTAAAAACAAGAACCTTAGTGAAGAAAGATTTGAGGGGTGAGAAGTAAGGTTTGACAATACAGCGTGAAAACGGAGGCCATAGGTCTCCGTTTTTTTATGAGAGAAAATAAATGACCGTTAGGTGTATTATCCCATCAAATAAACCTGCAATACCAATTTTCATTTTAATCTCTGTACTTTTAACTATAAGAAGAAACATTAAGGAACATATGAAGTAAATGGCTATGAGAGGCCAGAACGTCTTAGTTGGGTGAATTAACGCTTCAAATTTTAATATCCTCTCGCCATTAAAAATTTCAGCATAATTGATAAATCCAAAAAGGCGAGTTGAGTATAGTGTTACTTCTTCGTTAAGTCCAAGGTTATAAGGTTTTACAGTAAGTGCCTTCCCGTTGGTAAAGTAAACCTTGTCCCTAGCGTTAGGATTAGAGGTGTGTCTAGCACTTTTTTTACCATATTGGTAAATTAAAACAGTGGTTTCTGTAGACTTTACAGCGGGAAGTGTATAATCTATGACAAGAAGTGCATTAAACAATAAAAGAAAAGCTACCGGGTATTTCATGAAATAGCAGATTTTTCTCATAGCTTCTTCATTCCTTGCCCAGCGTTTTGCCTCAGCTTTCTTTCTTCGCTCGTCTGCTTTTTTGCGTTGTTCTTCTTTTGCGTTATTACGGTTTGTGCTGCTGTTTTTTTGCGAGGTGCTGTAACGGCTTCTTCTGGTGTTTTTTGTAGAACTGGTTTTAGTGTAGTTGGCTTTGGTAGGCCTCCTGTACTTTTCTGGGTTCATCAGGTGGTCATGGGCTTGTCTCAGCCGGATGAACTTTGCCTGTGCTCCAGGCGCTTGGTTGATGTCAGGGTGGTACCTTTTGGCTAAGCGCCGAAAGGCTTTTTTTATTTGCTCTTTATCTGCGCCAGGAGTAAGTTCAAGTTCACGATACCACTTGCTGTTCATTTGTTGTTTTTGATCGTTTGCCTGTTTTTTAGATAATGTTAACTTCCTAATATGGTGAAAATATCTTTAGAAATCAATTGGTGAACATGTTTAAACGCTGGATTTTCCCATAGCTTTCTCTTGCTAATTGAAAATTTCAGCAAGCAGGTAAAAGCCTAAGTTTGTAAAGACAATGAAGGTGCCGCCGCTTAGTTTGTGATTGTCCTTTTTTATTTTGAAGAAAGCCATTCCGAGGAATATCATCACTAAGGGATAAATGCGATGGATGGCGTGCTGATATGGTTCAATGGTTCTTGATCTATTGTTTCGGCTAACGCTCAGAGACTTTACTTTGCCCAACAGAAGTGAAGAAGATACACTTACTTCTTGGTGCAGCTCTACGGCACCGGCTGCTGTTTTGATGGTTTTCCCGTTTGACAAGGTGACTTTGTCATAAATATGTTTGCCTGCTTTATTAAACCTGCTTCCTTGGTCAAAGATAGGTTCAACTGCTGTAATGCTATGGCGGGATGTATGGCCGGGCAGGTGTAGGTCGGCAATAAGCAGTAGATTGATGAAAATTGTTGCTCCTACTAAAATTGAAATACCCTTGATAGTTAATTTTATAGCTTTATCGGCCTTTTGTTCCGCTAATTGTTGCTCTGTTGGTTTTTTAGAAGGATATTGTTTCATTTTTGCATCATACGTAAATTATCGTAGAGAGGGTTCTGTGTCTATTGCTTAATTTGCTGTTCATGACTTCTTTTCAATAGCTGGGAAATTGGGTAGTTGTAATAAGGTTGCTTAAGGGTAATTTTTTAAGATGCTATTTTTTTAGTTTTAAAGCAATATTAATTTCTGAACCCTTTCGAATTACCTTATTATGCTTTCATATTTTATGTATTCAACAATTGAGTCTAGTTCTGCTTCACTCATATGCTTAAAAGAAGGCATGAGCATCTGGTAAAGCTCATAAAGTTCTTTTGCGTAAGGATCTCCTGACTT is from Cytophagaceae bacterium ABcell3 and encodes:
- a CDS encoding DJ-1/PfpI family protein, giving the protein MKVAVVISTVGFHWEELYDAYKEFQKSGSEINFYTVNGHQPKGDPKSLEKNEVMSTFGLGLSESFSPDTEIGKEIVNKFSQVQPVGNMNTDETDIIYLPGGHGCLFDVNIDRELHQKILEAYQKGKLLSAVCHGTSTFGFVNDGSKPIVADKKMTGFPEKLDNILLKAGWVHEKFVPIPYSNEDKMKKSGAKVSNFNFLRSLFTPGHTEVDYPFVTGVGPKAAENVAKKTLKLAEKRLQKAQA
- a CDS encoding DnaJ domain-containing protein — its product is MNSKWYRELELTPGADKEQIKKAFRRLAKRYHPDINQAPGAQAKFIRLRQAHDHLMNPEKYRRPTKANYTKTSSTKNTRRSRYSTSQKNSSTNRNNAKEEQRKKADERRKKAEAKRWARNEEAMRKICYFMKYPVAFLLLFNALLVIDYTLPAVKSTETTVLIYQYGKKSARHTSNPNARDKVYFTNGKALTVKPYNLGLNEEVTLYSTRLFGFINYAEIFNGERILKFEALIHPTKTFWPLIAIYFICSLMFLLIVKSTEIKMKIGIAGLFDGIIHLTVIYFLS